A window of the Helianthus annuus cultivar XRQ/B chromosome 4, HanXRQr2.0-SUNRISE, whole genome shotgun sequence genome harbors these coding sequences:
- the LOC110933470 gene encoding uncharacterized protein LOC110933470, with protein MDNDAISYIGQISAEKDTWKLKGDKSQVIVKKVLMSVFENQLEEGSAVVLSKFGVGEMNDKFPIIKHSYKLIFYHQTNVKRCEDFKGPLYGFQLVDFHHIINRDVVVESTIDVMGYVVSTIEMEVFNRSGKESKGISFEIFNLSRETIACILWNNFAQQFSTFLQGYLSDGVVIVLLQFAKVQNWKGSPNIQNAFFGSRLFINVDVEEITISGRVSFKFFTDTPAALSSHTVYSSREEFLKKNHKKYAEEIWDITKESIFVVLGTIRSIEEDSMESVFVVLGTIRSVEEDCEWFYVTCSKRSKKVIPALEVSGLNDIDREVVADDVGVFYCPNCKICSPTIIPRYKIRVRVQNTFNIAFRMERNMVGQEKLMIGKRYICWKFGEWVFSEL; from the exons ATGGATAATGATGCAATTAGTTATATTGGGCAAATCTCTGCTGAGAAAGATACATGGAAGTTGAAG ggtGATAAGAGTCAGGTGATTGTAAAGAAGGTTTTGATGTCTGTGTTTGAAAACCAGCTTGAGGAAGGTAGTGCAGTCGTTCTTAGCAAGTTTGGTGTTGGTGAGATGAATGACAAGTTCCCTATCATCAAGCATTCGTATAAGCTCATCTTCTACCATCAAACAAATGTCAAACGCTGTGAAGATTTCAAAGGACCTTTATATGGTTTTCAGTTGGTTGATTTTCATCATATAATAAATCGCGATGTTGTCGTTGAATCAACAATTG acGTAATGGGTTATGTCGTATCTACTATCGAGATGGAAGTGTTTAATCGTTCTGGAAAGGAAAGCAAGGGGATAAGTTTTGAGATTTTTAACTTGAG TAGAGAGACGATTGCTTGTATTTTGTGGAATAATTTTGCACAACAGTTTTCCACATTTCTTCAAGGCTATTTAAGTGATGGAGTTGTCATTGTTCTACTTCAATTTGCCAAAGTTCAGAATTGGAAAG GCAGCCCAAATATTCAAAATGCATTTTTTGGTAGTCGATTGTTTATCAACGTGGATGTTGAGGAAATAACAATTTCAGGAAGAG TCTCATTCAA GTTCTTCACAGATACACCAGCTGCATTGTCAAGTCATACTGTTTATTCTTCTCGTGAAGAATTCCTAAAGAAGAACCACAAAAAGTATGCTGAAGAGATTTGGGATATTACCAAG GAGTCTATATTTGTTGTTCTTGGTACTATAAGGTCTATTGAGGAGGATTCAATG GAGTCTGTATTTGTTGTTCTTGGTACTATAAGGTCTGTTGAGGAGGATTGTGAATGGTTTTATGTTACATGTTCGAAGCGTAGCAAGAAGGTTATTCCTGCTTTAGAGGTTAGTGGTTTGAATGATATAGATAGAGAAGTTGTTGCTGATGATGTTGGTGTATTTTACTGTCCCAACTGTAAAATTTGCTCTCCAACAATTATTCCTAG aTACAAAATACGTGTTAGGGTTCAAAATACATTTAATATTGCTTTTAGGATGGAGAGGAACATGGTTGGCCAAGAGAAGTTAATGATTGGGAAGAGATATATTtgttggaaatttggtgaatggGTATTTAGTGaattataa